The proteins below come from a single Nitrospirota bacterium genomic window:
- a CDS encoding type II toxin-antitoxin system Phd/YefM family antitoxin: MRMVNIHEAKTHLSRLLEKVSAGTEVVIAKAGKPLARLVPIERTRKRRRLGILAGRFTVPDDFDTPLPDDILKGFEEGD, from the coding sequence ATGCGTATGGTCAACATTCATGAAGCCAAGACACATCTATCGAGACTGCTTGAAAAGGTGAGCGCCGGCACGGAAGTGGTCATCGCCAAGGCGGGGAAGCCGCTGGCTCGCCTCGTTCCGATCGAACGGACAAGGAAACGCCGTCGATTGGGAATCCTGGCCGGCCGTTTCACGGTCCCCGATGACTTCGACACTCCTTTGCCCGACGACATACTCAAGGGTTTCGAAGAGGGCGATTGA
- a CDS encoding 2-C-methyl-D-erythritol 2,4-cyclodiphosphate synthase: MAGSFRIGFGYDIHPLVEGRPLILGGVRIRSKLGLDGHSDADVLCHAVGEALLGAAGLGDLGRHFPPSNPRYKNISSLTLLKEIRSKLQRRGWMIQQVDSTVVLQLPRLATRLNAMRSTLARTLAMKRTDINVKAKSPEWLGPEGELRASSAFAVALLKCPPA; the protein is encoded by the coding sequence ATGGCTGGAAGCTTCCGAATCGGCTTCGGCTACGACATCCACCCGCTGGTGGAAGGCCGACCTCTCATTCTCGGCGGGGTTCGGATTCGATCTAAACTGGGGCTGGACGGCCATTCGGATGCCGACGTCCTCTGCCATGCCGTCGGAGAAGCCCTCCTCGGCGCGGCCGGACTCGGGGATCTCGGCCGGCACTTCCCACCCTCCAATCCCAGGTACAAGAACATCTCCAGCCTCACCCTTCTGAAGGAAATTCGCAGCAAGCTCCAACGGCGCGGTTGGATGATTCAGCAGGTGGATTCCACCGTTGTGCTGCAACTGCCTCGTCTCGCCACCCGGCTGAACGCCATGCGATCGACACTGGCTCGAACGCTCGCCATGAAACGGACGGATATCAACGTCAAGGCCAAGAGCCCCGAATGGCTCGGCCCCGAAGGCGAACTCCGCGCCTCCTCCGCCTTTGCGGTTGCCCTCCTCAAGTGCCCCCCCGCCTGA
- the ispD gene encoding 2-C-methyl-D-erythritol 4-phosphate cytidylyltransferase, translating into MPRPRQRPSRRDTSIILLAAGEGRRLAHGVPKGWVSLAGRPLLVRAIESFSSLPEALEIVAVVHPSIYRRARAWMVGHRARVPVKFVLGGRTRQESVRRGLEAAARQAQLIITHDVARPLIRARITREAVQTARRSKAAVVAARATDTLVLARSSRLQRVLDRKEIAATQTPQVFDAALLRLAHEAARRDRFLGSDEASLVARIGHQVSLVWNDSPNLKITHPHDLVVAETLLKPRADR; encoded by the coding sequence TTGCCTAGGCCCCGACAGCGCCCTTCGCGACGCGACACATCGATCATCCTGCTCGCCGCGGGCGAGGGCCGACGGCTGGCGCATGGCGTGCCCAAAGGGTGGGTCTCCCTGGCCGGGCGCCCGCTTCTCGTCCGTGCCATCGAATCTTTTTCGTCTCTCCCCGAAGCCCTGGAAATCGTCGCCGTCGTCCATCCCTCGATCTATCGCCGCGCCCGGGCGTGGATGGTCGGCCATCGCGCGAGGGTGCCCGTAAAGTTTGTGCTCGGTGGCCGCACCCGGCAGGAATCGGTCCGCCGCGGACTGGAGGCCGCGGCCCGGCAGGCGCAGCTCATCATCACGCACGATGTGGCCCGGCCGCTCATCCGCGCCCGAATTACTCGGGAAGCCGTTCAGACCGCGCGGCGCTCAAAGGCCGCCGTCGTAGCCGCCCGAGCCACCGACACGCTCGTGCTGGCTCGGAGTTCCCGCCTCCAACGCGTCTTGGATCGAAAGGAGATCGCGGCCACCCAGACGCCGCAGGTGTTCGACGCGGCGCTCCTCAGATTGGCCCATGAGGCCGCCCGCCGAGACCGCTTTCTTGGCTCGGATGAGGCATCGCTCGTCGCCCGCATCGGCCACCAAGTTTCGCTCGTGTGGAACGACTCCCCCAATCTGAAAATCACCCACCCGCATGACCTCGTCGTCGCCGAAACCCTCCTGAAGCCAAGAGCTGACCGCTGA
- a CDS encoding SRPBCC family protein encodes MAKAQQSIIVDVSSKHFFEVIVDYGRYPEFLPEVKKIDILERKKNHAIVGFEIDVLRRIHYSISLIEKPYKSVEWKLHESPFFKENNGGWYLTPMGRSKTEVTYMAELALPLLIPKSITNMLLQVRLPKMLELFKGRAQSITNKTVA; translated from the coding sequence ATGGCCAAGGCGCAGCAATCCATCATCGTCGATGTCTCCTCGAAGCACTTTTTCGAGGTGATAGTGGATTATGGCCGTTATCCGGAGTTTCTGCCGGAGGTCAAGAAGATCGACATCCTCGAACGGAAGAAGAATCACGCGATCGTGGGATTCGAAATCGACGTGCTCCGTCGGATCCACTACTCCATCTCACTCATTGAGAAGCCCTACAAATCCGTCGAGTGGAAACTTCACGAAAGCCCGTTTTTCAAGGAGAACAACGGCGGCTGGTATCTCACGCCCATGGGCAGGAGCAAGACCGAAGTCACCTACATGGCGGAGCTGGCCCTCCCGCTCCTGATCCCGAAGTCCATCACCAATATGCTTCTCCAAGTGCGCCTGCCGAAGATGCTCGAACTCTTCAAGGGCCGTGCCCAATCGATCACGAACAAGACCGTTGCCTAG